One Glycine max cultivar Williams 82 chromosome 6, Glycine_max_v4.0, whole genome shotgun sequence DNA segment encodes these proteins:
- the LOC102663567 gene encoding putative F-box protein PP2-B8 yields MDTITKVLPEECVATIISLTSPKDACQLSLVSPSFKEIADSDAVWANFLPSDCEDIIDQSSTPTLNLLSKKQIYAHLCDYHVLFDNGNMTLSLAKATGKKCIITDIVKEFAYGWMEVEMGEFFSGGHEDNLVDIKLWNISSQLTRFLVVEGVEFRPKNM; encoded by the exons ATGGATACCATCACAAAGGTTCTGCCTGAAGAGTGTGTCGCAACTATTATTTCCTTGACATCTCCTAAGGATGCATGCCAATTATCTCTCGTGTCCCCATCCTTTAAAGAAATTGCAGATTCAGATGCTGTGTGGGCAAACTTTCTTCCATCTGATTGTGAAGATATCATAGATCAATCTTCAACACCAACCCTGAATTTGTTGTCCAAAAAACAAATTTACGCACACCTATGTGACTATCATGTTCTTTTTGACAATGGGAATATG ACTTTATCTCTAGCGAAAGCTACGGGCAAGAAATGCATCATC ACGGATATCGTAAAAGAGTTTGCTTATGGATGGATGGAAGTCGAGATGGGAGAGTTTTTCAGTGGAGGTCATGAAGATAACTTGGTGGATATTAAGCTATGGAATATCAGCTCACAACTTACACGCTTTCTTGTAGTTGAAGGAGTAGAGTTCAGGCCCAAAAACATGTGA